The DNA region TTGCACATCCTGCGCACCCAAATCTTCCGATCTAGCCATACCGACCCCGAACACTCGCAAACACCGATCGGCCCTCACGTATTCTCACCCAAACCGACCAAGCATCGACTCCAGCCTTAAATTCTCCCCTTACTCGACATCTACAGACCTTTAGCAACATAAAAATGGGTAACCCCTTGCACATATACATAAAACCTTTTGGAATCTAAAATGGACCATGCCATATCAGAAACCTACAAATATTGTTAGGCCAAAAAGATCATCATCGTCACTACGTTGAAGAACATTGAGGTATTGCAACTGAAGAAATATGAACCatgtaaaattaaaataaataaaattctattCGAAGAGCAACATTAATTAAGGAGTATTATATTTCAAGAGGAAAAAGATCTCCTTGAACGGAGCAAGAAAAAAATCAAAGATTTCGATGGAGAAACAGAACAACGGAATGGAAGATGTGGTTATGGAGGGTCCTTTGAAGGCAATCCAAGGAGAGATAAAGGGATGCATGGCTACAAATACCGCAGCTAATCGGCACTCGTTCAAGGATACCCTTCTTGGGCATCAGGATACATGCTTCAAGTCTTGTTACCCGGAGGATTATGAACTCATCTCGGACGACGAGATCTATGGAGAGTATGAGGAAGATGAAGGGTGCCCGATTATAAAGCTCTCACAGGAGGAAAAGATCAGGCTACTTAGACCTTGGCACCACACCTTGATTGTTAAGGTTCTGGGCAGGTCCATTGGTTATAATTATCTCCTCAGACGTATTAAGGCTCTGTAGAATAGAAAGCGAAGGCTCCTATTGAACAGTTGCGTGTCATATTAGATTGCTTAAACATATTCTGCTCTTGTTCTGGACAAAGAGTTAACTATCAGAAATCTCATATCTTTGTCTCTAGAAATGTGAATGCTATGATGGCAAATAATTTATCTTCTTTGTCAGGGATTCCATTGGCGGTTGATCTTGGTAGATATCTTGGAGTACCTTCTATATATGGGAGGGTAACAAGTAATCTGTACAAGCAGGTGCTGAATAGAGTCAAATCTCGGCTCGAGGGATGGAAAACCAAGTACTTGAATTTTGCAGGACGCAAGGTATTAGTGCAATCTGTGCTCAATTCTTTCCCAAGTTACTCTATGCAAACAAGCCTGTTACCCAAGGGAATATGCGATGAAATTGAGAAATTAATCCGAAAGTTTCTATGGGGTGGAAATATTGGGGGATAGAAAATGTAACCTGGTGAATTGGGAAGTTGTCACTAGTCCAAAGTCTCTGGGAGTCCTGGGTACCAAGAGATCATGACAAAACTGGGTTGGCGAGTAATGGAAGAAAAGAATAGCCTTTGGGCACATGTCCTAAAGGGTAAATACATTCGCAATGCGACCACTAGCAGAGAGATTCAGATAAAATAGGGTGCGTCCAACGCCTGGCAAGGTATTTGCAAGACTACACTTTCTTGAGAAGGGAAGCAAAAAGGCAGTAAGGAATGGTAAATCCACTAGCTTTTGGAATGATAAGTGGGTAAGTAATGAACCTGTGAGTAAGTTTTTAACCAAGGACATTGACTTAGCCTAGATAAACAAAAAAGTACACGAATATTGGATCAAGGGTGAGCGATGGAATTGGGAAGCAATACATGGATTGGTACCCACTACTGTGGAGAATGAACCAGCTGCTTGCACGTTGAGTGAAGAGGAAGATATAGAGGATAACACCTGCTGGGGTATCACTAGTAATGGTAAACTCTTGATGAGCTCAGCTTATGAGTTGATAAGGGACAGAAACGAACAGGGGGTGACAAATCTTGGGAAGCCATATGGAAGCTGGAAATGCCTTACATGATAAGAACCTTGATTTAAATAGTTAGACATGGTAAGACTATGAGCAATGTGGAGAGAGCTAAAAGGGGTGGAAGATGTGCAGTGTGCCAGGACTCTCTGGAGGACGAGGACCACATTTTTCGCAAATGTGAGGAAGCAAGAGCTAGATGGAATAGATTAATGCCTACTAAGGTATGTCAGTTGGCCCTGAATCTGAACTTTGATGAGTGGTTAATAGCTAATTTTGGTCACGGGTACAAGCACGATAAGACTAGGGATTGAAGTCATCAAGTCAGCCTTCGCCTCAAATAAGGTAATGCCAAATCACAATGTAGCTTATGCAAACTGTATAACTAGGTGGTTACCCCCTCCTAGCAGATGGAGTTCACTTAATGTGGATGAAAGTTGCAAGCAAAAAATGTTAGGAACTCGGGTGTGAGGGTCTATTGTGGAACGAAACTAGAGACTGGATTTGTGGCTTCATGTATAATATTGGTTGGTGCTCAATGGAGGAAGCAGAGCTTTGGGCTGCTTGCAAAAGGTTGAGCTAGCATGGAATTCAGGATATAAGAAGATTCTGCTTGGGATTGATTCAGAGATGGTGGTAAGGTGGTTGAATAAAAAAGGGACGCCATGCTCCTCCATTCTTAACTTGATATctatttgtatatatatatattgagagAGTGTCCGCAAAAGATTATGTTTTTGTAGAATAtatcaaatttatatattagaaaGAAGTAAAGAAAAATCACAAATGAATAGTGTTTGAAAACAAATATACAAAACCTGTAAATCAGATGTGAGCGGTGTTTGATAAATaagttattataattataacttacTATCAATCACTTTTGGAGAATCAAAATCATCACAAGAGCAGCTTTTAGGGCATGATTAGCATGAATGAAATAGAACATAAATGGAATCAATCTTGAAATAGAACGAAGATGAGAATAAAATGACAGTTATATTACATTCTAATtattgtacggaaagaaatgaaaaaaaaaaatgtaatgaaattatttttaataatcaaatatttttttatattttattattctttatataattattatttattattataattatgaaAAAACTTAATCCTTCCGTATTTCACTTGATCTTTTTATTctaaaaatgaataaatgtcGTTTTGTATTTATTTAAGGAGCATATAATTATTTTGTAAATGACAGGAATTTCTTATTAATCTCACATTATCTGCATTTGGTTCAAATTCGCTTGACCCACCCGGGAAAGCTAAACACTTATcagtttaatttaatataacatGGAATCGTCTTCTTACAATACACTATCTTCCATTAAAGTGACGTTTAGAttagttaatttattattaaactGTACGAAGTTTCATtatcaattattatttaaataagtgaACTTCCAGACAGATAATTTTTCATAACTTATTCAAAAAATAAAGAGTAGATTTCTTATGAGACGgtttcatgaatttttatttgtgagatatgccaaccctaccgatattcacaataaaatgtaatactcttagcataaaaagtaatactttttcattgatgacccaaataagatatccgtctcacaaaatacgacccgtgagactgtgTTACATAAGTTTTGGCCAAAAATAAAATACGATTCTAGCATTCAACATATATAATAAGATTGAGTGACAGATATGGAAAGAAGTGGTCGGGGAAACAAAACATATGAAAAAATCAATTTGAATGGAAATAAGGACCGGTGAAGTGGGATTCTCTTCAACATTTGTATTCATTAATTTTGGCTTTTATCTCATTTTCAACTGCTCTCTCCTTTTGATAATCGAACAGTACTCCGCATGCAACGTGATGATGTATCACAAGTTCCATTTTTTATACCTTCACCCATTGGCGGAGTCAGAAATATGGCTCTACCCggactaaaattttaaactctacaatcttttaatattttaaattaatctatccaggctaatatcatattattccaatattatacaaaatttacatataaatttaaaaaaaaaaaattggaccacCCGGAAATGTAGCTCCGCCCTTGCCTTCACCTAATTAGTGACAACATAAATTTCTCATGTtacataaaaatccttaaataattttttggcCACTAATTTGTTCTATTTTGGTTTTGGTCCATTAAGTATTTgaagtttctcacttttaatttTCGACTATTTGATTCAACTGCTGGATACGTTAGTAATcttcatatttattatttatataatgaaATCAATTAAAGATTACAATTTACATGCATCAAAATAGCTAAGGTAAGGTCTCTCGtcttatataatttaatttaatcataaCATATGGCTCTTAGCTTACCTGCTCTCTTAATTCTCCATATGTGGCTgcaacataaatttttttttaacattataattataatactacGTTATCAAAGCACAGATCCCACAATATAAATTCTTGAATATCAGGATTTGCACGCTGAATGATCGTGGAAGGTGAAACAACTACATCATGAAAAGCATTGACCTCGAAAACAGCAACGGCAGCGGCGGTACCAGCAACGGCGATTTTATGCTCCGGACGGAAGAGACGGGCATCGGCAGCAGAACTATGAGCTTCACTAGAATTTATCAACCTCTTCAAAAATTAGAAAAGGTGCTTGTATGAATTCCATGTCAATTATTTATCTAAGGAAGcctgttttatatatatatatatatatatatataatcattaaCTATAATATAATCATGTAATTTGTTAgatatttttttcatgtttaCACACTCGCACACTGTGTGTGTGTATCTTGGTCAAAAATCACATTGGTGGAATTGAATTTAGCGAATTGTTGAAACAAACGTGTCTAaacatatgtgtgtgtgtatatatctATACTATTAATAAAGAGACAGACGAATAGTTTTGGTGAtgctttttttaatattttcaaatggtCCTTACACTAACATATTAATAAAGTGTCAAAATTCTAATGCAAAGTGTGTGAATAAAATATCAGTTTCGTAAATAAATGATTGTAGGTTCAAACTTCAACCACTAAATTGTCACGTCCCAACGacggggttggttgacaccgacattactctcaaatttacattcgaaaacaacaagcctcaaaCGTACCATATTCAGAAACCagttttttattcataaatattgaatatttaacgtctgatacaaactcaaatGATTAATGCTTTACAGCGAAAATATAAATCCAGACATAACAATGTCTTAACAGATACAGCGGAAACATAACTTAGAATTTAACaacaacagtcttcttcacctgCCCCAAAACTGAtgctgctcttcttcttctaacaattcttcctcgttcttatcttaGATGAGTTTGGTgagtgagtgatatggttgtcactcagtaagcgggggcgggaataactcccagttttcaaagtcattttcaacagaaacagtaatacaaataatatacagaaattcttattttcTAAACAGGAATCAGTATTCAGGAATCAatattcagaacagaaatcagaattttaACAAGTAAGCATTGGGCACgcttgtgaatttcatggctaaactgatatcagtcccctatatgttctctcctctaaggggtgggaccagtaatcagtaatcagaattcagtaatgttcagaatatatattcctaccattagttcattaggtttcagtgcttcaaaaatcagagaTCAGAAATCAAAGATATATATACTTTGCTTCAAAACAGGatttatcaaactgatttcaagatatttatacataaccccacttaccgtaatttgctagaagtttcggttgaagtctggaaataagctttctctagctactggattttactgcTTGAACAAACGCACTCTCTTAACTCgaattttcaagtgataactgaagatttgtgtaacaccaattcagagatttgagggtgttatttataggaaaaattatGACTGTTAGTCTCCCAATTAATGATCATAATATGTCATTATGTGTTATTACTGCCTTTAATTCAtgataaatgcttcagttacaagtcataagcaGAATCAGTAGCTGTCTGCTGAAATCTCacgctactgaactcttctgtTGCTGGATTATATCTGCTGAAAAAAtatcagcttctgaaatatcagttgctgctggaagcttCTGCTGAACTCTTTGCCTTGCTGCTGAATTTTGTTACCTGCTGCAAAATGTTagctactgctggaatttcgAGTTCTCACATAAATAacatattttattgatttttttctcctttttttataattcattatttcaaaattgtgaagtcctttagtgaattaattattataaaaaaataatatatatttaaattttaaaaaaatataattataaaaataagaaactattttttcgctaattttgaaaaaaattcttaaatataaaTGTATGTCGATTAATTGTATTATCCTAAGGCAATGACATGGTTCttatcatgtttaaaatattaatgtcGACCACCAACCTAAATACatatttagttctttaatttttgagaaactatatatattattattttttaacatatgataaataaatatttttaaatcaaatttaataaaactaatgagaaatatttttttccaaatcatatcacaaattaaattgattgatataatcaatgcaaaagttttaatgtaatttatgtttttaatagagtttagtttcattttaaataaaaaataataaaagacatataatacataaattatatttgaattaatataaaaatgaattaaattaaaatttaaactaaatgaattgatataatcaatgcaaacaataaatgaaattatcatttattgcagtacacatTTCAATAGTCAtgatatatctttctttttttagaaatgacattttggtgggaaattactatttttggcaaaaactctgcttttatatagatatagattaaataaattataaaaaagcaCACTTTACAATAATCTAGTGTGTGTGTGGAAAATTCTATGTTTGGGCAAACAATTTGTTATTTTGATTTTCTAtgtttcaaatttcagttttagtccgcaatatttgttttttttataattgtagTCATTTTTTCGAACGTGTCGTTGATGTGATGTGACATCAATGCAGGGATGAGTCTCATCAACAGTCCcaatgaaaaatgattaaaattgtcaaaaatcaaATTATATGAGATTAAGAGTGAAATTTAacaatacatattaccaaaaaCACAAAGAAACATATATACAAAAGCAAAAATGTAGTTTTTCGTACATAAATATGTATGTATGTGCGCAGGCGTTCCAGAGTGCATATTTTCTCCATTAGCGAACCATtcttatataatttattttcagAGGGCAAATTTTCTTCtcgaaataaaaatataagactGCTTTGGAATTTATTTTAGAACAGTAGagttgaacaaaaaaaaaaccaattcGCATAACCatccaaataaaataaagtaaaattCAGAGAGCAAATGTAAAACTTTTAGAGCCTCAAGTCGAattgaaaatataattaaaaaaacaatcTCTCAGTTTTTCATTGAAATTCCAATAATTCAATTAATCATATAGTTCCTGGAAAACTCCAAGGTTGTTCCCTTCGACTCGCTTAGACATCAACATTATATGCAACATTTACTTCTCATTAATTCTATAATTAAATTTCTCCACCAAAAATTTATGACTCTAAAAACACATTTTTGCAGGAATATCCGGCCATGCAAACCCTACTCTTAGCTTACCAATCTCTTGGCATAGTCTATGGAGACTTGGGAACTTCTCCGGTCAATGTTTTCTCTGCTACGAATCAAACAAACCTCTCGGAAGATGATCTTATAGGCACATTAAGCCTTATTATATGGACGTTAACAATCGTTGTATTCATTAAATATGTTTTCATCGTGCTTCAAGCTAACGATCATGGCGAAGGTGGAACGTTTGCCTTGTATTCCTATATTTGTAGGCACATAAGCTTTCGCAGCAAGTTCTCGATTCAGAATACGCGTTTGGAATCAGATTTTGACATGGTGCATTATGGTAGAGGAAGCCCCTTGAGCACCAAGACGAAGGAGTTTCTTGAAAAAAACACGACTGCTCAGAATTGTGTCACGATTCTTGTTTTGCTTGGAACTTGTATGGTTATCGGAGATGGCGCACTCACTCCTGCAACTTGTGGTAACTTCTGCATGCAAAACGTTATATAGAGAAATCGTGGGGGTCAACCGAAATTTTAAAGCGTTTTGACATTTGTGTCAAGTTATTCTGAAGTTCCATATCTTATTGCATGTTAAACAAGAGTATTGCAAAAGTTTTATGCATGTTGCATCATGATTTGTTGGTAAAAGGTGttacttttgtttttttttttgctgaagTTCTTTCAGCTCTCCAAGGAATTCAATCTCTCTCCACCGAAATTACTCAAGGTGTGTATTTGAGATAATGTTCGTATTTAATGAACAATGTCCATGAAACCAGTAACttaaaatgaaatttgagaTTCTTTATTCGATGGGATCAATTTCATTGCTTGTTTTCCATTGAATTGAAGCTGTGACATACTAATATTCTACTGATCTTTTCATCGATAGATCACGTTGTTTGGATATCAGTGGTGCTTCTGATTGCCCTGTTTTCCTTGCAACGTTGTGGAACTAGCAAAGTTAGCTTCTTATTCTCTCCAATTATGCTCATTTGGTTTGCTACAAACGTTTCAATTGGTGTATACAATATCATAAAGCATCATCCCTCGGTTATCAAGGCTGTATCGCCACACTACATTGTGAAATTCTTTCGGAGAAATGGGAAGATTGCTTGGAATCTTCTAGGATCTGTTTTCTTGGGCATAAcaggtatatattatatatttcaaactcttcaaGCAAAACCTAAGCTTAGCATGTACTGTGGGGAAAAGGATCGCCtagttattaaaataattatcagcaaatatattttatttttcaaaataaaagttAAGAGTCTAAATTCAGTTCTCATGAAATGTGCAACAGGAGCTGAGGCCATGTTTGCTGATTTGGGCCATTTCAATAAGAGGGCGATTCAGGTAGTTTACAAAAACGGGTTGACGAATATGTGATAATTTTTCCAAGAACAATTGATatcattttgaattttctttttgcagTTGGCTTTCTCTTTGGTGGTTTACCCTTCATTGATCCTCACATACGCTGGCGAAACCGCATACTTAGTTAAAAACCCTGAGAAAATAACTGATGCATATTATAGTTCCCTCCCGAATCGAGTGTACTGGCCCATGTTTGTTATTTCAACACTAGCTGCCATTGTTGCAAGCCAATCTATGATCTCGGCAAGCTTCTCCATCGTGAAACAGTCGTTGGCCCTCGGTTGTTTCCCCCGTGTTAACATAATCCACACTTCCTCAAAACATGAAGGCCAAGTTTATTCACCAGAAATTAACTACTTCTTGATGCTTCTCACTGTTGGTCTTGTTGTTGGTTTCAAAGGTGGGGTGCAGCTAGCTAATGCATACGGTAAGTCTAGTGTTCTTCTCCTTTCCAACAAAAAGTCTTGAAGTGTAATGCCTTACAATTTTTTCTATAGaa from Primulina tabacum isolate GXHZ01 chromosome 14, ASM2559414v2, whole genome shotgun sequence includes:
- the LOC142524713 gene encoding potassium transporter 26-like; this encodes MKSIDLENSNGSGGTSNGDFMLRTEETGIGSRTMSFTRIYQPLQKLEKEYPAMQTLLLAYQSLGIVYGDLGTSPVNVFSATNQTNLSEDDLIGTLSLIIWTLTIVVFIKYVFIVLQANDHGEGGTFALYSYICRHISFRSKFSIQNTRLESDFDMVHYGRGSPLSTKTKEFLEKNTTAQNCVTILVLLGTCMVIGDGALTPATCVLSALQGIQSLSTEITQDHVVWISVVLLIALFSLQRCGTSKVSFLFSPIMLIWFATNVSIGVYNIIKHHPSVIKAVSPHYIVKFFRRNGKIAWNLLGSVFLGITGAEAMFADLGHFNKRAIQLAFSLVVYPSLILTYAGETAYLVKNPEKITDAYYSSLPNRVYWPMFVISTLAAIVASQSMISASFSIVKQSLALGCFPRVNIIHTSSKHEGQVYSPEINYFLMLLTVGLVVGFKGGVQLANAYGVVVIWVMIITTFLTTLVMLVIWKTRVELVLCFFFPYIVIEGIFMTSLLNKIPQGGWVPFAISAFFLLVMLSWTYGRSKKTKYESENKMSIQELDQVLSSNIMHRTRGTCFFFTDLVNGIPPIIRRYIQHTNSVREVMVIVTIRTLPIKTVLPEERLNVGKLGNQGVYRCLVQFGYNDSQEMEGVDYISLVIAKLQELVDDSDEIRMLESAARDEVVFAVGRTILKANRDSGIVARLTIDHIYRFLQKNSRSAVSTLGTPPEKTLQVGMLYEI